A genomic segment from Malus domestica chromosome 05, GDT2T_hap1 encodes:
- the LOC139196321 gene encoding 2-oxoglutarate-dependent dioxygenase 19-like — translation MAKTAPVVLTQNISDTQRATSFNHSTDSSSINCQVHSISATDDEIPTIDYSMIFSGDVDQRLKALQYLAYVCEEYGFFYLINHGLPDSVLDKALKGVSEFFNLTEEEKLEYEKKDSADRIRWGLGFSPGDHEAVKREYLKVLPHPKFQGPDKPAGFSKSLEDYYQRDREVMINLAKAVSKTLGFEENYLEKELGLEIGADVSAMNVYPPWFKSNTPIGLPAHHDPGYLVSLVQNVNGGLQLHYKQKWINVHMPSNSIFVNIGDHLEVLTNGKYKSPMHRVILNNKVTRVSVATVHGPSHNTFVKPVPEFVDESHPPKYRGMIYKDSLEANGYHEIDGKSCLQQLRI, via the exons atggctAAAACAGCTCCGGTAGTTTTGACCCAAAACATTTCTGATACCCAAAGGGCCACCTCCTTTAATCATTCAACTGATTCCTCTAGCATCAACTGCCAAGTGCACTCCATTTCAGCTACTGATGATGAAATCCCCACCATTGATTACAGCATGATCTTCTCTGGTGATGTCGATCAACGACTCAAGGCCCTCCAATATCTTGCCTATGTTTGTGAGGAGTACGGCTTTTTTTAT CTGATAAATCATGGTTTGCCGGATAGCGTACTTGACAAAGCACTGAAGGGAGTTTCCGAATTCTTTAATCTGACGGAGGAGGAAAAGTTGGAGTATGAGAAGAAGGATTCAGCAGATAGGATCAGATGGGGGCTAGGTTTCTCACCTGGGGACCATGAAGCTGTCAAGCGGGAGTATCTCAAAGTTCTCCCACATCCAAAGTTTCAAGGGCCTGACAAACCAGCAGGTTTCAG CAAGTCTTTGGAAGATTATTACCAAAGGGACCGAGAGGTGATGATAAACTTGGCAAAGGCAGTATCAAAAACATTGGGATTCGAAGAAAATTACTTAGAAAAGGAACTAGGGTTGGAAATTGGCGCCGATGTTTCTGCAATGAACGTGTATCCCCCCTGGTTTAAATCAAACACTCCAATCGGTCTGCCGGCGCATCACGATCCTGGCTACCTAGTTTCCCTTGTACAAAACGTCAACGGCGGTCTCCAATTACACTATAAGCAAAAGTGGATCAATGTTCATATGCCTTCTAATTCCATTTTTGTTAATATTGGGGATCATCTTGAG GTTTTAACTAATGGGAAGTACAAGAGTCCTATGCATCGTGTGATCCTAAACAACAAGGTTACAAGAGTCTCTGTGGCCACAGTACACGGACCATCACACAACACATTCGTGAAACCAGTTCCAGAGTTTGTGGACGAGTCTCACCCGCCAAAATACCGAGGGATGATATACAAGGACTCCTTGGAAGCCAATGGTTACCATGAGATTGATGGAAAATCATGCCTACAACAACTTCGGATATGA
- the LOC103436626 gene encoding 2-oxoglutarate-dependent dioxygenase 19-like encodes MAAETAPVLINHMTIQPNPAISLPSINSPSIINPNDSVVAVGADEIPTIDYLMLFSNDFDERSKALENLGHVCKDFGFFYLVNHGISNGVFEGVFKGISDFFNPEEIEDRKQYEKKSPTDRIRWGLRSSPGENREYLKVIAHPQFHCPSKPAGFSDALEEYFKASREIVKGLGKAVSKGLGFEECYVEKAFKLESGFDMSAMNLYPPNFRSKGSIGVPDHTDPGFFVSLIQDVNGGLQILSNSGQCINVNIPHNAIFINLGDHLEILTNGKYKSHVHRVVVDNNKIQRISVATLHGPSLDALVGPAPEFVDECHPPAYRAMTYKQSKEANGGDEIDVQSSIDQIRL; translated from the exons ATGGCTGCTGAGACAGCTCCAGTGCTTATTAATCATATGACTATTCAACCCAACCCTGCCATCTCCCTTCCCTCCATTAACTCACCGTCCATCATCAACCCTAATGATTCTGTTGTAGCTGTTGGGGCTGATGAAATCCCCACCATTGATTATCTCATGTTATTCTCTAATGATTTTGATGAACGATCCAAAGCCCTCGAAAACTTAGGCCATGTCTGCAAGGACTTCGGCTTTTTCTAT CTTGTAAATCATGGCATCTCCAACGGCGTGTTTGAGGGTGTTTTCAAAGGAATTTCTGACTTCTTTAACCCGGAGGAGATAGAGGACCGAAAGCAGTACGAGAAAAAGAGCCCAACGGATAGAATTCGATGGGGCTTGCGATCTTCTCCTGGAGAGAATAGGGAATATCTGAAGGTCATTGCACATCCCCAGTTTCACTGCCCTTCTAAACCAGCTGGTTTCAG TGACGCTTTGGAAGAGTATTTCAAAGCATCGCGAGAGATAGTAAAAGGTTTGGGAAAGGCAGTGTCAAAAGGCTTGGGATTTGAAGAATGCTACGTAGAAAAAGCTTTTAAGCTTGAATCTGGTTTTGATATGTCTGCCATGAACCTATACCCACCCAATTTCAGATCAAAAGGATCAATTGGTGTGCCTGATCATACTGACCCAGGCTTCTTTGTGTCACTCATACAAGATGTGAATGGTGGTCTGCAAATACTATCCAATAGTGGTCAATGCATCAATGTTAATATCCCCCATAATGCCATTTTTATAAACCTTGGTGACCATCTTGAG ATCTTAACCAATGGGAAGTACAAGAGCCATGTTCATCGAGTGGTGGTGGACAACAACAAAATACAGAGGATCTCGGTGGCAACACTACATGGACCATCGTTGGATGCACTAGTGGGACCAGCACCAGAGTTTGTAGATGAATGTCACCCACCAGCATATCGTGCAATGACCTACAAACAATCCAAAGAAGCTAATGGCGGTGATGAGATTGATGTCCAGTCAAGCATCGACCAAATTCGCCTTTGA
- the LOC139195774 gene encoding uncharacterized protein, with the protein MSTPRYPQGNGQAEASNKKSITDKKGKWQDELPGCLWAYRTTKRRATGETPFSLAFGSKAIIPPNIIVPSINTLLPSIDQNSKERATYLDLVEEKREQTITHIATYQQQLISSNNKRAKIRQFQPGYLVLRKAFITAPQRRLKKWIPSGKVLTRSAE; encoded by the coding sequence ATGTCCACGCCGAGGTATCCTCAAGgtaatggccaagccgaggcaTCCAACAAGAAGTCCATCACcgacaaaaagggaaaatggcaAGATGAGCTCCCTGggtgtctatgggcatatcgcacgaccaaaagacgagcaaccggtgaaactcctttctctttggcatttggttcgaaagcaatcattcctcccaacATCATCGTGCCAAGCATCAACACTCTACTGCCAAGCATTGACCAGAACAGTAAAGAGAGGGCCACATATTTAGATTTGGTAGAAGAGAAACGCGAGCAGACCATCACCCACATCGCAACCTACCAGCAGCAGCTCATTTCCAGCAATAATAAAAGGGCTAAGATCCGGCAATTCCAACCTGGatatctagtcctaagaaaggcCTTCATTACTGCCCCGCAGAGAAGGCTAAAAaaatggatcccatctgggaaggtccttacaagatcagcagagtag
- the LOC139195775 gene encoding uncharacterized protein, with the protein MLEQAITLGFKTSNNEAEYEALLAGLRMAKDLAVKKLAIHSDSQLITSQANGEYTAKHLRMAQDLEKVLQQLETFQTYTLTQVPRADNAHADALAGLGSAIDHQFKRSIPVEYLDKPSIEIELIAEVS; encoded by the coding sequence atgctcgagcaggcgatcactctaggcttcaaaaCATCTaataacgaagcagagtacgaggctctactagcaggcctccgaatggcaaaagacttggcagTGAAGAAACTCGcgattcattctgattcccaatTAATCACCAGCCAGGCTAATGGGGAATACACGGCAAAACACCTAAGGATGGCACAAGACCTAGAGAAAGTACTCCAGCAGCTTGAaacatttcagacttacactctcactcaagttccgcGGGCGGACAATGCCCATGCAGATGCACTAGCTGGTTTAGGCTCCGCCATTGACCACCAATTTAAACGCTCCATTCCGGTGGAATATCTAGataagccaagcatagagataGAGCTGATTGCCGAAGTGTCGTAG